CATACCATACTAACTTGAattctttgttttcagaaaacaaactaccggaaagctttttttttttgttgccttttttttttttttttttttttacatgtcaTTCAATCTCTCATGAAATCAAGACTCTTATCTGGATGACACAGAAATATACACTGCTGAGTTATTACAACAATGACTTTACACCATCTAAAAAAAATAGCTGTACAACAACTTTCCAGACATCAAGTTTCTTGTATCAGAGATGACAGACATTGATTGTGCAAATACCAAATCTCATTCACTtgtcaagggaaaaaaagtttcaagTTAATCAGCTACAGATTACATTCTCCTGGTTTTCTTCATTCATTGTTCTCATAATTACAATATTCATTGACATTGTTTTTATTCTCAATAAAATTCTAAAGCTaccagaaaaccaaaacaaacaggaaaggGGAGGGGTGAAGACTACAGTAGTCATTAACATACACTTATGTGCACTATAGAAAATAACATCTCTAGCTTCTATTTTTACCTTAACAGGAAAGTGGGAGACAAAAAAGTTTACTAGAATACATTTTAAAACCTAAGTAAATCATACCAAACCATCCACCATgaatttttatcattttaatgAGAATTCATAtgaatttttgaatttttgtaATCAATGAATACAGCAGAAAATACCTctagggtttggggtttttttggttgtttttttgtttgtttgtttgttttttttacagCAGATAACCCAGTAGTGCTATAAAACTCATTGTATAGAGTTTACCATAACAATTAACAAAGTCTTAAACAGCAGTTCAACTCTGACCAGCTACTGAATGCACCCATCTACTTTAAGATAGAGATTCTTAGAAGAAAAACAATagaaattaaatatgaaaaCTACACATTTCTTACAGGACTTGTGTTCAATATTGAATAGATGTAGAATACCTATTATGGAGAAATACCAAACTATGTAGAATCAGTATTTTTAAGTAGAGGGTGCAGAGAGAAGATTTAGTCCTTTATAAACTAATCAAATAAATGCACTAGGGTTTGCACGGGGATCCTTTTGGTTCCTGTATCTGTAAGTCAGCCAGACTCCgagaatctgaaaataaaaaccaaagatATTATTAAGCAGAGGGTCTCCATCCCATCTTCTAGTTTTATAgaatttgttttaaacacaaaatCATGACAAAGAATTTTCAGTTTAGGATACAATTTTAGGATATTTTACTGTTGCTAAAATTGTACAACCACACTCCATCTTTCCTAATTAGAAAAAAGAATGCACCCCCTCTCTCTGAATAAAATCATACCCTAgcaacagagagaaaaacaaaacaaaacccacaaaactacGAACAAAAGCCAAACCCATATTCACAATGCAATAAAAAATTTCCCATTGTTACAACAAAAGTTAAATTATTCTTCTCCCCTTCCCAAATGATAAATACTCATAAAGCTGCTTTTAATataatgataaaaaaatccTCTGAATTGTTTCCTTTTACCATTACCACTTAACTATGCAGCTATTCTTGTGCATTTTCAAATCTTGTCATTCCCCCCAACTACCTTCCCCCCTCCCAGCATCTTCACATTTTTAGCTGAGATCAGTGTGATTCTGTTTAAGCTGCTCTATCTCTCTTCTTGCTGTCATATGTACAAACCTTCTCAAAACTGCActaaggaggaggaagagaactTTCACATGCTCTACTCTGGGACTAGAAAAGACCTGCTCTGAGGATTTTTATACTCCAATCAATAAAGCAAGTTATGTATCATCATGGTACTAAAGCAAAGAGCCAACAGACCTTCTTAATTTTAACCTACTGTTTAAAATACAGTTGACTCCTCATGCAACTCTATATTTGCACTATAGGtggcaccaaaaaaaaaacctcaaagacCTTTTGTGCTAGAGTGGGGAATAGgtgggaagaagaaggaacaAGGTAAAGCAACAGCACTCTTAGTACTGTTGGAGAATGGTACACTTGGAACAGCTAACTTTCTGAAAAGCTTAAACTTTACAGCACCACATTTTAATGCTGAGGTTTGTTGTCTAAATAACAAAGTTGTAAGCAAAGCCTTCCTTCTGATAGACACAGGTCTGTCAGCAAGGTCATAGCTTTGAAAAAGTGGACCTAATTATCCGATTCCTGAGACTGGACTGAGGTTTCCTGTAACAAACCCCCTAAAATTATGTTTCACAAAACAAAGCTTTGAAAGTGGGGAAAAAGCACTCAATTTTCCAACCACCCACTCACCTCTGTGAAACTGAAGAAGAGTCCTATTCCACCGACAAATCTCAGCACCATTCCAGAATATTCTTCCATTATCGGTGCACATGGTCTACAGTGGAGAGTTCTAAGACAATCCTGTAGCAGAAACAGTGAATTGCTTTCCATTTGCTGATGACACTTTGTTGTTTGAAAGCATCGAGTTTGCTCTAGAAGAGACTGCTACCCATGGACAAAACTACAGCAGTTTTAAAAGACTCCAAGAGTTCCATGCGTATATATAAATGACAGTGCAGTACAAACTTTGCAGGGTGCCCTGTAATTGTCTTTCCAGTAAGTTAAGAGTTTAGTATTTCTATGACAACTACATTACACATCTGTTAAAATGCTGCTTGCTGTAACTATGGAAACATTTTTGAACAAATGCAGTATCAAGAATTTACGGTTTTTCACACTTGAACTTACAGCGGCGCAGGTTTCATTTGGATAAAAAACTCTGAATCCACAACAATTCAGATTTCTCTCAATATCTGTTCTTGCGCTGTTGGTGTTACTCCATCCCACCTCTAGAAGTTCACTCTAGAAGCCATAAGCAAATACATATTACAATAATTGAATTGTTTTACACTGCAAGCCAAAATACAAAATCTAGTTGATAATGCCCTAACTAAAGCCTTTAGATCTTGATGCTTAACTGGAGAATATGAATATATTAAAGAATGACTGGAGTGTCAAAAGAGGCTGTGTGGCCAACGAAAGAACAGCAGCTAACAGCAGCACGTTCATGGGTAtaattcttttccttccttggtTTTTGCTAAACCTGACAAGATCACTAGTAAAGGGACATGCAACTAATCTGGCTGGGACTGCCCAGGCTATACACAAAAAGCACCCTCGCATGCAAAACTGATTATTTAGTCACTGCGCCCTCACCCACTTCTTATGCAGTGAGAACTGGTCTCCACACCACAGGGAAGACTGTTCTACTTTCACACATAACTGCCTAATGTAGTTATGATCTTTCCAGTTACACAAGAACAATTCAAGGACTTTATCAAACTGACACCATGATTACTGTGTATTTCATCAGCTTATCTGAAATTGCTGAACATGAGATATATTCAAGATATCATGCTGCTACACCTGTGACCATAAACTAGAAAGGaagcttaaaaaaatcaatataaaaaGTCATTTTAGGACCcaaatgtatttctttctagCTACCAGATCCAAGTACTGACCAAGGTCTATCTCGTCTTTAATAAATAGGACAATGctgattttcttaaaatatgcTCTGTCCCCATTTTATGAAGGACTATATACAAATACATGTgcctgtgtatatatatatttatagtgTTATGCTACAGATAAACTGAGAAAGCAGGAAACGTTTCTTACCTGCTGTTCCTCATTTAGTGCCAAACAGGCACAGGAGACAGAAAACTGGACAATAAAGACTAGCAGAAGAATAATCATGTACTGGAAACAATCAATAGTTAAGGATATACTctcaaattaattttgcttttacaaCATATGCACCTAATGGTATTACTTATTTCAATGGATAACAGTAAGTCCTTTGAAACAAAAGAACTgtggaagcaaaattccaaatGGATGTGGAAAAGATGACCTAAATAATGTTCCCAAAACCCAATCACTATGTATTATCTCTTTTTGGCTACAACTATACATAGGTGGTATTTCCTTGTTAGGTATTTCTTGCCTATCAAGAAAACATGAGCAGACAGGTCAATAAAAGGAGCTTTGAGAGCAAGATCTCCAGCCATTTCCTCCAGCTTT
This sequence is a window from Anomalospiza imberbis isolate Cuckoo-Finch-1a 21T00152 chromosome 1, ASM3175350v1, whole genome shotgun sequence. Protein-coding genes within it:
- the TSPAN13 gene encoding tetraspanin-13, whose product is MACGGFACSKNCLCALNLLYTLVSLLLIGIAAWGIGFGLISSFRVVGVVIAVGVFLFFIALVGLIGAVKHHQVLLFFYMIILLLVFIVQFSVSCACLALNEEQQSELLEVGWSNTNSARTDIERNLNCCGFRVFYPNETCAADCLRTLHCRPCAPIMEEYSGMVLRFVGGIGLFFSFTEILGVWLTYRYRNQKDPRANPSAFI